The following are encoded together in the Mesoplodon densirostris isolate mMesDen1 chromosome 2, mMesDen1 primary haplotype, whole genome shotgun sequence genome:
- the HSPB7 gene encoding heat shock protein beta-7: MSHRTSSTFRAERSFHSSSSSSSASHTLPAQEPPMEKALSMFSEDFGSFMRPHSEPLAFPARPGGQGNIKTLGDAYEFAVDVSDFSPEDIIVTTSNNNIEVRAEKLAADGTVMNTFAHKCQLPEDVDPTSVTSALKEDGSLIIRARRQPHTEHVQQIFRTEIKI, translated from the exons ATGAGCCACAGGACCTCCTCCACCTTCAGAGCGGAGAGAAGCTTccattcttcctcctcctcctcctcggccTCCCACACCCTTCCCGCGCAGGAGCCGCCCATGGAGAAGGCTTTGAGCATGTTCTCCGAGGATTTCGGCAGCTTCATGCGGCCCCACTCGGAGCCCCTGGCCTTCCCAG CCCGTCCCGGGGGGCAGGGCAACATCAAGACCCTGGGAGATGCCTATGAGTTTGCCGTGGATGTGAGCGACTTCTCACCTGAAGACATCATCGTTACCACCTCCAACAACAACATCGAGGTGCGAGCTGAGAAG CTGGCAGCTGACGGCACGGTCATGAACACCTTTGCTCACAAGTGCCAACTGCCGGAGGACGTGGACCCCACATCGGTGACCTCGGCCCTGAAAGAGGACGGCAGCCTCATCATCCGGGCTCGGCGCCAGCCACACACGGAGCACGTCCAGCAGATCTTCCGGACCGAGATAAAAATCTGA